The Geothrix sp. DNA segment CAGGCCGTGAAGCGGAACCTTGAGCGGTTTCCTGACGATTTCATGTTCCAGCTCACGGACCGAGAATGGAGCGACTTGAAATCACAATCTGTGATCTCAAGTTCATGGGGTGGCCGCCGCTCGGTCCCGTACGCCTTCACAGAACTGGGAGTGGCCATGCTTTCCAGCGTTCTCAACAGTGAGCGCGCCATTCAAGTCAATATCTCGGGGACTACCCCCAGATCGGACAGTGCGAATGCACTGTCCTCCCGCTCCTACCCTTCGGGTGTTCGCGGATGGGGCCCCGTCATGCGGGCCTTCACCCAACTTCGGGGGATGCTGGCCGCCCACTCGGACCTGGCTCGCAAGATGGATGCCCTGGAACGCAAATACGACGGCCAGTTCCGGGTGGTCTTCGAAGCCATCCGCGATCTGATGACACCTCCCACCCCAGTCAAGAAGCCCATCGGCTTCCGCCCGAAGAG contains these protein-coding regions:
- a CDS encoding ORF6N domain-containing protein; the encoded protein is MAVPAERILHSIHVLRGERVLFDADLAALYEVESRALVQAVKRNLERFPDDFMFQLTDREWSDLKSQSVISSSWGGRRSVPYAFTELGVAMLSSVLNSERAIQVNISGTTPRSDSANALSSRSYPSGVRGWGPVMRAFTQLRGMLAAHSDLARKMDALERKYDGQFRVVFEAIRDLMTPPTPVKKPIGFRPKR